One part of the Dyadobacter sp. 676 genome encodes these proteins:
- a CDS encoding efflux transporter outer membrane subunit produces MKRNKNYASGLWFAAMLISVSGCKMMRPVEQRAQITTPATFAGQADSSGIASLQWKTFFNDRHLAALIDTALHNNLDLKMAVQRIEMARSNIMAAHGALLPVVTGDVSGGGRKFGDYTMDGVGNYDTNFSENIDEDRRLPAPFLPDYFVGLRSSWEIDIWGKLKNQKKAAYTRFLASEKGRQAIVTGLIAEIARSYYELMALDTELDIIRKNIALQESAVETIKIQKEAGRANELGVRQLTAQLLNTRSLEYEVQQKIIEIENNVNLLAGRFPQPVTRSTTLDQVIPAVVSAGIPAQMLKRRPDIQQAQLDLLANYSEQQAAQLAFLPSLNITAALGFSAFKSNLLFSSGSLAYTALGGLTAPLINRKALKANRKRAEAASLEALYAYNKSVLNGFREVSTSLKKLENTKQIGELKKQEVEVLQQAVATSKDLFLTGYASYLEVITAQRSVLQEELNLTNVQKEQFLALVELYRALGGGWE; encoded by the coding sequence ATGAAAAGAAATAAAAACTACGCTTCCGGCCTGTGGTTCGCTGCAATGCTGATTTCGGTATCGGGTTGTAAAATGATGCGACCTGTGGAGCAACGTGCACAAATTACAACACCGGCGACATTCGCAGGACAAGCCGATTCCAGCGGCATCGCGTCGCTGCAATGGAAAACATTCTTCAACGACCGGCACCTCGCCGCGCTGATCGACACTGCCTTGCATAACAACCTGGACCTGAAAATGGCTGTTCAGCGCATTGAGATGGCAAGAAGTAACATCATGGCCGCTCATGGAGCATTGCTGCCGGTGGTAACCGGCGATGTATCCGGAGGTGGCCGGAAATTCGGCGATTATACCATGGACGGTGTGGGTAATTACGATACCAATTTTTCCGAAAACATCGATGAAGACCGGCGCCTTCCCGCGCCTTTCCTGCCCGATTATTTTGTCGGTTTGCGCAGCTCGTGGGAGATCGATATCTGGGGTAAGCTCAAAAATCAGAAAAAAGCCGCATACACCCGCTTCCTTGCAAGCGAAAAAGGGCGCCAGGCGATCGTTACCGGGCTTATTGCCGAAATCGCGCGTTCCTATTACGAATTGATGGCACTGGATACCGAGCTCGATATTATCCGCAAGAACATCGCATTGCAGGAGTCGGCCGTGGAAACCATTAAAATTCAGAAAGAAGCAGGCCGTGCCAACGAGCTCGGCGTGCGGCAGTTGACAGCCCAGTTGCTCAATACCCGCAGTCTCGAATATGAGGTACAGCAAAAGATCATCGAAATCGAAAACAATGTAAACCTGCTTGCCGGACGCTTCCCGCAACCCGTTACAAGAAGCACCACGCTCGACCAGGTAATACCGGCGGTCGTTAGTGCCGGTATACCCGCCCAGATGTTGAAAAGAAGACCGGATATTCAGCAGGCGCAGCTCGATCTGCTTGCCAACTATTCGGAGCAACAGGCGGCACAACTGGCGTTCCTGCCCTCGTTGAATATTACCGCAGCCCTGGGATTCAGTGCATTTAAAAGCAACCTGCTTTTTTCTTCCGGTTCGCTAGCATATACCGCGCTTGGCGGACTAACAGCCCCTTTGATCAATCGAAAGGCATTAAAAGCGAACCGGAAACGCGCCGAAGCGGCAAGCCTGGAAGCGCTCTACGCTTATAACAAATCCGTTCTGAATGGATTCCGCGAGGTAAGCACCAGCCTTAAAAAGCTGGAAAACACCAAACAAATCGGCGAGTTGAAAAAGCAGGAGGTAGAAGTGCTGCAACAAGCCGTAGCAACTTCGAAAGACCTGTTTTTGACCGGCTATGCTTCCTACCTGGAAGTGATCACCGCACAGCGGAGCGTCTTGCAAGAGGAGTTGAACCTGACCAATGTGCAGAAAGAACAATTTCTGGCGTTGGTGGAGTTGTATAGGGCGCTTGGCGGAGGCTGGGAGTAG